The Nymphalis io chromosome 14, ilAglIoxx1.1, whole genome shotgun sequence genome has a segment encoding these proteins:
- the LOC126773171 gene encoding sodium channel protein para isoform X25, with protein sequence MSEDLDSISEEEQSLFRPFTRESLAVIEARIAEEHAKQKELEKKRAEGETDLGRTKKKKEVRYDDEDEDEGPQPDATLEQGLPLPVRMQGSFPLELASTPLEDIDPFYHNQTTFVVISKGKDIFRFSATNALWILDPFNPIRRVAIYILVHPLFSLFIITTILVNCILMIMPTTPTVESTEVIFTGIYTFESAVKVMARGFILQPFTYLRDAWNWLDFVVIALAYVTMGIDLGNLAALRTFRVLRALKTVAIVPGLKTIVGAVIESVKNLRDVIILTMFSLSVFALMGLQIYMGVLTQKCIKVFPEDGSWGNLTDENWERFCQNETNWYGEDGDYPLCGNSSGAGQCEPGYICLQGYGPNPNYGYTSFDTFGWAFLSAFRLMTQDYWENLYQLVLRSAGSWHVLFFVVIIFLGSFYLVNLILAIVAMSYDELQKKAEEEEQAEEEALREAEQKAAARADKQEAREAHAREQAAAAEAAAYAEAHPAKSPSDSSCQSYELFVNQERGNQDDNTRERMSLRSDPFQDSASLSLPGSPFNLRRGSRGSHQMALRPNGRNRYPPGADRKPLVLSTYLDAQEHLPYADDSNAVTPMSEENGAIIIPVYYANLGSRHSSYTSHQSRLSYTSHGDLLGGKAQTKEARLRGRSASRNHSVTSQPHAYPLPRQDSSLASRPLREYEISTTECTDEAGKVLKQSNDNPFIESSQQPNVVDMRDVMVLNEIIEQAGRQSRASEQNVSVYYFPTAEDDEDGPTFKERLLECFMKGIDFFCVWDCCWLWLEFQKYVALLVFDPFVELFITLCIVVNTLFMALDHHDMDRDMEKALKSGNYFFTATFGIEAMLKLIAMSPKFYFQEGWNVFDFIIVALSLLELGLEGVQGLSVLRSFRLLRVFKLAKSWPTLNLLISIMGRTMGALGNLTFVLCIIIFIFAVMGMQLFGKNYVDYVDRFPDGDLPRWNFTDFMHSFMIVFRVLCGEWIESMWDCMLVGDVSCIPFFLATVVIGNLVVLNLFLALLLSNFGSSNLSSPTADQDTNKIAEAFNRISRFIDWVKKNAADVLKLVKNKLTNQIAIHAPERVDNELELGADLDDGVLYKDKKLKDQVEVAIGDGMEFTIPGDNKYKKGKILMNNINAITDNHTDNRINCELNHHGYPIQDDDTISQKSYGSHKIRSFKDESHKGSADTIDGEEKKDASKEELGLEEEMIPEEEVGQVDLAKLDIKAVEGDGILEDSPADCCPEPCYARFPFLAGDDESPFWQGWAMLRLKTFRLIENTYFETAVITMILLSSLALALEDVHLPHRPILQDILYYMDRIFTVIFFIEMLIKWLALGFQKYFTNAWCWLDFIIVMVSLINFVAALCGAGGIQAFKTMRTLRALRPLRAMSRMQGMRVVVNALVQAIPSIFNVLLVCLIFWLIFAIMGVQLFAGKYFKCVDMNHTTLSHEIIPDRNACILENYTWENSPMNFDHVGKAYLCLFQVATFKGWIQIMNDAIDSREVGRQPIRETNIYMYLYFVFFIIFGSFFTLNLFIGVIIDNFNEQKKKAGGSLEMFMTEDQKKYYNAMKKMGSKKPLKAIPRPRWRPQAIVFEIVTDKKFDMIIMLFIGLNMLTMTLDHYQQSETFSAVLDYLNMIFIVIFSSECLLKIFALRYHYFVEPWNLFDFVVVMFSILSLVLSDIIEKYFVSPTLLRVVRVAKVGRVLRLVKGAKGIRTLLFALAMSLPALFNICLLLFLVMFIFAIFGMSFFMHVKDKGGLDDVYNFKTFVQSMILLFQMSTSAGWDGVLDGIINEEECDLPDNERGSPGNCGSATIGITYLLSYLVISFLIVINMYIAVILENYSQATEDVQEGLTDDDYDMYYEIWQRFDPEGTQYIRYDQLSDFLDVLEPPLQIHKPNKYKIISMDIPICRGDMMFCVDILDALTKDFFARKGNPIEEPVDVGRPDEVGYEPVSSTLWRQREEYCARLIQHAWRRHRRAQSPGGGSASGAEGGGASGPEAEGAPTAVLLDAGAGGAHRVVLQAAGAAPRPPEPAPPPAPV encoded by the exons ATGTCCGAGGACTTGGACTCGATCAGCGAGGAAGAACAAAGCTTGTTCCGACCCTTCACCCGAGAGTCATTGGCCGTAATCGAGGCCCGCATAGCTGAAGAGCATGCCAAGCAAAAAGAACTCGAGAAAAAACGAGCGGAAGGCGAG ACCGATTTGGGGCGGacgaaaaagaaaaaagaa GTGCGGTACGATGATGAGGATGAAGATGAAGGTCCCCAACCAGATGCGACCTTGGAGCAGGGCCTGCCGCTGCCGGTGCGCATGCAGGGCTCCTTTCCTCTCGAACTCGCCTCCACACCACTCGAGGACATCGATCCTTTCTACCACAACCAAACA ACATTCGTAGTCATAAGCAAGGGTAAAGACATCTTCAGATTTTCGGCGACTAATGCCTTGTGGATATTGGATCCATTTAATCCAATAAGAAGAGTGgccatatatatattagtgcATCCTTTATTCTCTCTGTTCATTATTACCACAATTCTTGTGAATTGTATACTCATGATAATGCCTACCACACCAACTGTCGAAAGTACtga AGTTATCTTTACCGGCATCTACACCTTTGAATCGGCGGTGAAAGTAATGGCCAGGGGTTTCATACTACAGCCATTCACATACCTTAGAGATGCATGGAATTGGCTTGACTTCGTAGTTATAGCTTTAGC TTATGTGACGATGGGCATAGATCTCGGCAACTTGGCCGCTCTAAGAACGTTCAGAGTTCTCCGAGCTTTGAAGACTGTGGCCATCGTACcgg GCTTGAAGACTATTGTGGGTGCGGTGATAGAGTCGGTGAAAAATCTTCGAGATGTGATAATATTGACGATGTTTTCACTATCTGTGTTCGCACTTATGGGTCTGCAAATCTATATGGGGGTCTTGACACAGAAATGTATTAAAGTCTTTCCGGAAGACGGTAGTTGGGGTAACCTCACCGATGAGAACTGGGAAAGATTTTGTCAAAATGAAA CAAATTGGTACGGAGAAGACGGAGACTACCCCCTTTGTGGAAATTCATCAGGAGCAGG ACAATGTGAACCAGGCTACATATGTTTACAAGGCTATGGACCAAACCCTAACTACGGATATACGAGTTTTGACACGTTTGGTTGGGCTTTCCTATCAGCTTTTCGACTCATGACACAGGACTATTGGGAAAATCTTTATCAACTG GTGCTAAGGTCAGCGGGTTCATGGCACGTCTTGTTCTTCGTAGTGATCATATTCTTGGGCTCATTCTATCTCGTCAACTTGATTTTGGCTATCGTCGCCATGTCATATGATGAGTTACAAAAGAAAGCTGAAGAAGAGGAACAAGCCGAAGAAGAAGCTCTTAGG GAAGCGGAACAAAAAGCGGCAGCCAGAGCGGATAAGCAGGAAGCCAGGGAAGCCCATGCTCGCGAGCAGGCTGCAGCAGCAGAGGCGGCGGCGTACGCCGAGGCACATCCCGCTAAATCTCCCAGCGACTCTTCCTGTCAGAGCTACGAGCTGTTCGTGAACCAGGAGCGGGGCAACCAGGACGACAATACGCGCGAGCGCATGTCCCTCCGTAGCGACCCCTTCCAGGACTCG GCTTCATTGTCACTTCCTGGATCACCGTTCAATTTACGTCGAGGATCTCGTGGGTCGCATCAAATGGCTTTAAGACCGAACGGAAGAAATCGATATCCACCTGGAGCTGATCGAAAACCACTTGTCCTTTCAACATACTTGGATGCACAGGAACATCTGCCATATGCTGACGATTCAAATGCTGTCACACCAATGTCTGAAGAAAATGGTGCTATAATTATACCTGTGTACTACGCCAATTTAG gtTCAAGACATTCTTCTTACACGTCGCATCAATCTCGATTGTCGTACACTTCACACGGTGACTTATTAGGTGGAAAAGCGCAAACGAAGGAAGCAAGGCTAAGAGGACGATCGGCATCCAGAAATCACAGCGTTACGTCACAACCGCATGCCTACCCACTGCCAAGACAAGATTCGTCGCTCGCATCTAGACCGCTTAGAGAATAT GAAATAAGCACAACGGAATGTACAGATGAGGCTGGCAAAGTATTAAAACAATCTAACGACAATCCTTTTATAGAGTCATCGCAGCAGCCCAACGTTGTAGATATGAGAG ATGTTATGGTActaaatgaaattattgaacAAGCGGGCAGACAAAGTAGAGCCAGTGAGCAAAACG TGTCAGTGTACTACTTCCCAACAGCAGAAGACGATGAGGATGGACCCACCTTCAAAGAAAGACTCCTCGAGTGCTTTATGAAAGGAATAGACTTCTTTTGTGTTTGGGACTGCTGTTGGTTATGGCTGGAGTTCCAAAAATACGTGGCTCTTCTGGTGTTCGACCCATTCGTAGAACTGTTTATCACCTTATGTATTGTGGTCAACACTTTGTTTATGGCTTTGGACCATCATGATATGGATCGAGATATGGAAAAGGCGCTAAAAAGTGGCAACTAT ttctTCACTGCAACCTTTGGTATAGAAGCCATGCTAAAATTAATAGCTATGAGCCCGaagttttattttcaagaaGGTTGGAACGTTTTTGATTTTATCATCGTGGCCTTATCGTTATTAGAATTGGGTCTGGAAGGTGTACAGGGTTTGTCAGTGTTACGTTCATTTCGTTTG CTTCGAGTATTCAAATTGGCAAAGTCATGGCCGACACTTAATTTACTCATCTCTATAATGGGTAGGACGATGGGTGCCTTGGGCAACCTGACCTTCGTATTGTGcatcattattttcatatttgccGTGATGGGTATGCAACTATTCGGGAAAAATTATGTTG ACTATGTAGACCGTTTTCCGGACGGAGATCTTCCCCGTTGGAACTTCACCGACTTCATGCACAGCTTCATGATAGTCTTTCGAGTGCTATGTGGAGAATGGATAGAAAGCATGTGGGATTGTATGCTCGTTGGAGACGTGTCCTGCATACCATTCTTCTTAGCTACCGTTGTCATTGGTAATCTTGTG gttCTCAACCTCTTCTTGGCCCTGTTACTGTCAAACTTTGGGTCATCTAACTTATCGTCGCCGACAGCCGATCAAGACACCAACAAAATAGCTGAAGCATTTAACAGAATATCGAGATTCATAGATTGGGTTAAAAAGAACGCAGCCGACGTCTTAAAGTTGgtgaaaaataaacttacaaacCAAATAGCCATACACGCTCCCG AACGGGTGGATAACGAGCTGGAATTAGGTGCTGACCTTGATGATGGAGTACTGTATAAAGATAAGAAACTAAAAGACCAAGTAGAAGTAGCAATCGGTGACGGCATGGAATTTACAATACCag GTGACAATAAGTACAAGAAAGGTAAAATACTAATGAATAATATCAATGCAATAACCGATAACCACACAGACAATAGAATTAATTGTGAACTTAATCATCATGGATACCCTATTCAG GACGATGATACTATAAGTCAGAAATCATACGGAAGTCACAAAATTAGATCTTTTAAAGATGAAAGTCACAAAGGTTCAGCAGACACCATCGATGGTGAAGAAAAAAAAGACGCCAGTAAAGAAGAATTAGGGCTAGAGGaag AAATGATACCAGAAGAAGAGGTTGGTCAAGTGGATCTGGCTAAATTGGACATAAAAGCTGTAGAGGGTGATGGCATTCTTGAAGACTCTCCAGCAGACTGCTGTCCAGAACCTTGTTATGCGCGCTTCCCCTTTTTAGCTGGAGATGACGAATCTCCATTCTGGCAAGGATGGGCCATGTTGAGACTGAAAACCTTCCGACTTATTGAAAATACATACTTTGAAACGGCTGTGATAACTATGATTTTACTCAGTAGTTTGGCTTTG GCTCTAGAAGATGTTCATTTACCACATCGGCCGATACTTCAAGATATCCTCTATTATATGGACCGAATCTTTACCGTTATATTTTTCATCGAGATGTTGATCAAGTGGCTTGCTCTTGGATTCCAGAAATATTTCACGAATGCCTGGTGTTGGCTTGATTTCATCATTGTTATG GTCTCGCTTATAAACTTCGTAGCGGCGCTTTGTGGCGCCGGTGGCATTCAGGCGTTCAAAACGATGAGAACGCTTCGAGCCCTTCGACCGCTCAGGGCTATGAGCCGCATGCAGGGCATGAGG GTGGTAGTGAATGCTCTGGTGCAAGCGATCCCATCCATCTTCAACGTGCTGCTCGTGTGTCTGATATTCTGGCTTATCTTTGCTATTATGGGTGTACAACTCTTCGctggaaaatattttaag TGCGTCGACATGAACCACACAACTCTAAGCCATGAAATTATCCCAGATAGAAATGCTTGTATTTTAGAAAACTACACCTGGGAAAACTCCCCAATGAATTTCGACCATGTTGGCAAGGCTTATTTATGTCTATTTCAAGTTGCTACTTTCAAAGGCTGGATTCAAATCATGAATGATGCTATCGATTCACGAGAG GTTGGTCGTCAGCCCATTCGAGAAAccaatatatacatgtatttgtattttgtattcttCATAATTTTCGGCTCGTTTTTCACTCTTAACCTATTCATTGGTgtgattattgataattttaatgaacaaaAGAAGAAAGCAGGAGGCAGTCTTGAAATGTTTATGACAGAAGATCAGAAAAAGTATTACAATGCTATGAAAAAAATGGGATCGAAAAAGCCCCTTAAAGCAATTCCCAGGCCAAGG TGGCGGCCGCAAGCAATCGTATTTGAGATTGTAACAGATAAGAAATTTGATATGATCATTATGTTGTTTATTGGCCTTAATATGTTAACTATGACCCTCGATCATTATCAACAATCAGAAACATTCAGTGCTGTGTTGGACTatcttaatatgatatttatcgtAATATTTAGTTCAGAGTGCTTACTTAAGATCTTTGCCCTGCGATACCATTACTTTGTGGAGCCATGGAATCTATTTGATTTTGTCGTTGTAATGTTTTCTATACTTA GCTTGGTGTTGAGCGATATCATAGAAAAGTACTTTGTTTCACCGACTTTACTCAGAGTTGTCAGAGTGGCAAAAGTTGGTAGAGTACTTCGACTTGTTAAAGGTGCAAAGGGCATTCGAACATTACTGTTCGCTCTGGCCATGTCACTGCCAGCTCTCTTTAACATTTGTCTGCTGCTATTTCTTGTAATGTTTATCTTCGCAATATTTGGAATGTCATTTTTCATGCATGTTAAAGACAAAGGAGGCCTAGATGACGTGTACAACTTCAAAACTTTCGTGCAAAGTATGATTCTACTATTTCAG ATGTCTACATCGGCGGGTTGGGATGGTGTGTTAGACGGTATTATAAATGAGGAAGAGTGTGATTTGCCGGACAACGAACGTGGGTCACCTGGCAACTGTGGCTCTGCGACGATAGGCATTACCTACTTACTGTCATATCTGGTGATCTCTTTCCTCATCGTTATTAACATGTACATTGCCGTTATTCTCGAAAATTATTCTCAG GCAACCGAAGACGTACAGGAAGGCCTAACTGACGACGACTACGACATGTACTACGAGATATGGCAGCGGTTTGATCCCGAAGGAACACAATACATCAGATACGATCAACTATCTGATTTCTTAGACGTTCTCGAGCCGCCTTTACAAATCCACAAAcctaacaaatacaaaattatatccaTGGACATACCTATATGTCGCGGTGATATGATGTTCTGCGTTGACATCTTAGATGCGCTCACGAAAGACTTCTTTGCGAGAAAGGGCAATCCCATCGAGGAACCGGTCGACGTGGGAAGGCCCGACGAAGTGGGCTACGAGCCCGTGTCGTCAACGCTATGGAGACAACGTGAAGAGTACTGCGCGCGGCTGATCCAGCACGCGTGGCGGAGACACCGGCGAGCGCAGTCGCCAGGTGGCGGCTCCGCGTCGGGCGCTGAGGGCGGCGGCGCGAGCGGACCGGAGGCGGAAGGCGCCCCGACGGCCGTGCTGCTGGACGCGGGCGCTGGCGGCGCGCACCGCGTGGTGCTGCAGGCGGCCGGGGCGGCGCCGCGCCCGCCCgagcccgcgccgccgcccgcgcccgtcTGA